The Chlorocebus sabaeus isolate Y175 chromosome 6, mChlSab1.0.hap1, whole genome shotgun sequence genome has a segment encoding these proteins:
- the NR1H2 gene encoding oxysterols receptor LXR-beta isoform X2 yields the protein MLGHELCRVCGDKASGFHYNVLSCEGCKGFFRRSVVRGGARRYACRGGGTCQMDAFMRRKCQQCRLRKCKEAGMREQCVLSEEQIRKKKIRKQQQQQSQSQSQSPAGPQGSSSSASGPGASPGGSEAGSQGSGEGEGVQLTAAQELMIQQLVAAQLQCNKRSFSDQPKVTPWPLGADPQSRDARQQRFAHFTELAIISVQEIVDFAKQVPGFLQLGREDQIALLKASTIEIMLLETARRYNHETECITFLKDFTYSKDDFHRAGLQVEFINPIFEFSRAMRRLGLDDAEYALLIAINIFSADRPNVQEPGRVEALQQPYVEALLSYTRIKRPQDQLRFPRMLMKLVSLRTLSSVHSEQVFALRLQDKKLPPLLSEIWDVHE from the exons ATGCTGGGCCACGAGCTTTGCCGCGTCTGCGGGGACAAGGCCTCCGGCTTCCACTACAATGTGCTTAGCTGCGAAGGCTGCAAGGGCTTCTTCCGGCGCAGTGTGGTCCGTGGCGGAGCCCGGCGCTATGCCTGCCGGGGCGGTGGAACCTGCCAGATGGACGCTTTCATGCGGCGCAAGTGCCAGCAGTGCCGGCTGCGCAAGTGCAAGGAGGCAGGGATGAGGGAGCAGT GCGTCCTCTCTGAAGAACAGATCCGGAAGAAGAAGATtcggaagcagcagcagcagcagtcacAGTCGCAGTCGCAGTCGCCCGCGGGGCCGCAGGGCAGCAGCAGCTCAGCCTCTGGGCCTGGGGCATCCCCTGGTGGATCTGAGGCAGGCAGCCAGGGCTCCGGGGAAGGCGAGGGTGTCCAGTTAACAGCGGCTCAAGAACTAATGATCCAGCAGTTGGTGGCAGCCCAGCTGCAGTGCAACAAACGCTCCTTCTCCGACCAGCCCAAAGTCACG CCCTGGCCCCTGGGCGCAGACCCCCAGTCCCGAGATGCCCGCCAGCAGCGCTTTGCCCACTTCACGGAGCTGGCCATCATCTCAGTCCAGGAGATCGTGGACTTTGCCAAGCAAGTGCCTGGTTTCCTGCAGCTGGGCCGGGAGGACCAGATCGCCCTCCTGAAGGCGTCCACCATCGAG ATCATGCTGTTGGAGACAGCCAGGCGCTACAACCACGAGACAGAGTGTATCACCTTCCTGAAGGACTTCACCTATAGCAAGGACGACTTCCACCGCGCAG GCCTGCAGGTGGAGTTCATCAACCCCATCTTCGAGTTCTCGCGGGCCATGCGGCGGCTGGGCCTGGACGACGCTGAGTACGCCCTGCTCATCGCCATCAACATCTTCTCGGCCGACCGGCCCAACGTACAGGAGCCGGGCCGCGTGGAGGCGCTGCAGCAGCCCTACGTGGAGGCGCTGCTGTCCTACACGCGCATCAAGCGGCCGCAG GACCAGCTGCGCTTCCCGCGCATGCTCATGAAGCTGGTGAGCCTGCGCACGCTGAGCTCCGTGCACTCGGAGCAGGTCTTCGCCCTGCGGCTACAGGACAAGAAGCTACCGCCTCTGCTGTCGGAGATCTGGGACGTCCACGAGTGA
- the NR1H2 gene encoding oxysterols receptor LXR-beta isoform X1 — protein sequence MSSPTTSSLDTPLLGNGPPQPGAPSSSPTVKEEGPEPWPGGPDPDVPGTDEAGSACSVDWVIPDPEEEPERKRKKGPAPKMLGHELCRVCGDKASGFHYNVLSCEGCKGFFRRSVVRGGARRYACRGGGTCQMDAFMRRKCQQCRLRKCKEAGMREQCVLSEEQIRKKKIRKQQQQQSQSQSQSPAGPQGSSSSASGPGASPGGSEAGSQGSGEGEGVQLTAAQELMIQQLVAAQLQCNKRSFSDQPKVTPWPLGADPQSRDARQQRFAHFTELAIISVQEIVDFAKQVPGFLQLGREDQIALLKASTIEIMLLETARRYNHETECITFLKDFTYSKDDFHRAGLQVEFINPIFEFSRAMRRLGLDDAEYALLIAINIFSADRPNVQEPGRVEALQQPYVEALLSYTRIKRPQDQLRFPRMLMKLVSLRTLSSVHSEQVFALRLQDKKLPPLLSEIWDVHE from the exons ATGTCCTCTCCCACCACAAGTTCCCTGGATACCCCCCTGCTTG GAAATGGCCCCCCTCAGCCTGGCGCCCCTTCTTCTTCACCCACTGTAAAGGAGGAGGGTCCAGAGCCGTGGCCTGGGGGTCCGGACCCTGATGTCCCAGGCACTGATGAGGCCGGCTCAGCCTGCAGCGTGGACTGGG TCATCCCAGATCCTGAAGAGGAGCCAGAGCGCAAGCGAAAGAAGGGCCCAGCCCCGAAGATGCTGGGCCACGAGCTTTGCCGCGTCTGCGGGGACAAGGCCTCCGGCTTCCACTACAATGTGCTTAGCTGCGAAGGCTGCAAGGGCTTCTTCCGGCGCAGTGTGGTCCGTGGCGGAGCCCGGCGCTATGCCTGCCGGGGCGGTGGAACCTGCCAGATGGACGCTTTCATGCGGCGCAAGTGCCAGCAGTGCCGGCTGCGCAAGTGCAAGGAGGCAGGGATGAGGGAGCAGT GCGTCCTCTCTGAAGAACAGATCCGGAAGAAGAAGATtcggaagcagcagcagcagcagtcacAGTCGCAGTCGCAGTCGCCCGCGGGGCCGCAGGGCAGCAGCAGCTCAGCCTCTGGGCCTGGGGCATCCCCTGGTGGATCTGAGGCAGGCAGCCAGGGCTCCGGGGAAGGCGAGGGTGTCCAGTTAACAGCGGCTCAAGAACTAATGATCCAGCAGTTGGTGGCAGCCCAGCTGCAGTGCAACAAACGCTCCTTCTCCGACCAGCCCAAAGTCACG CCCTGGCCCCTGGGCGCAGACCCCCAGTCCCGAGATGCCCGCCAGCAGCGCTTTGCCCACTTCACGGAGCTGGCCATCATCTCAGTCCAGGAGATCGTGGACTTTGCCAAGCAAGTGCCTGGTTTCCTGCAGCTGGGCCGGGAGGACCAGATCGCCCTCCTGAAGGCGTCCACCATCGAG ATCATGCTGTTGGAGACAGCCAGGCGCTACAACCACGAGACAGAGTGTATCACCTTCCTGAAGGACTTCACCTATAGCAAGGACGACTTCCACCGCGCAG GCCTGCAGGTGGAGTTCATCAACCCCATCTTCGAGTTCTCGCGGGCCATGCGGCGGCTGGGCCTGGACGACGCTGAGTACGCCCTGCTCATCGCCATCAACATCTTCTCGGCCGACCGGCCCAACGTACAGGAGCCGGGCCGCGTGGAGGCGCTGCAGCAGCCCTACGTGGAGGCGCTGCTGTCCTACACGCGCATCAAGCGGCCGCAG GACCAGCTGCGCTTCCCGCGCATGCTCATGAAGCTGGTGAGCCTGCGCACGCTGAGCTCCGTGCACTCGGAGCAGGTCTTCGCCCTGCGGCTACAGGACAAGAAGCTACCGCCTCTGCTGTCGGAGATCTGGGACGTCCACGAGTGA